From the genome of Vicia villosa cultivar HV-30 ecotype Madison, WI linkage group LG2, Vvil1.0, whole genome shotgun sequence, one region includes:
- the LOC131652167 gene encoding extra-large guanine nucleotide-binding protein 1-like isoform X1 codes for MSPAPEYSFAVEYDGPPLGYDLPRAVPIAVDNIPVAAVVSQVPLSETLSLPVVQPLLPPHHHTVKELRAFSSESRVSKEVELALDRTVSPTSVIAFDHRASQSNVCELSGELSSSGPFDFSNGNGVSGEFSDVGDSSRLLEESSSSELPSGVSRSTRTGSSSTLEFSALRVSNDDEKGSFDFNELNQQDWGSAESVLSLEYPSTRVSSLKAEDCDAKRLPAVTFDVDSDEDDDDGLRDEFDVEETVTRPVKREPLTKGKKGSCYRCFKGSRFTDKEVCLVCDAKYCSNCVLRAMGSMPEGRKCVTCIGFSIDESNRANLGKCSRMLKRLLSQLEVRQIMKAEKFCEVNQLPPEYICVNGKPLSYEELITLQNCPNPPKKLKPGNYWYDKVSGFWGKEGQKPSSIISAHLNVGSPIQPDASNGNTQVFVNGREITKVELRMLQLAGVQCAGNPHFWVNEDGSYQEEGQKNTRGYIWGKAGTKLVCAFLSLPVPSKSSNSLGEQHSNLANRSIPDYLEHGIVQKLLLVGCSGSGTSTIFKQAKILYKSIPFSEDEHENILLTIQTNVYTYLGILLEGRERFEDEILADLKERQTSVLDTAGTSPNPGDKTIYSIGPRLKAFSDWLLKTMASGKLDAIFPAATREYAPLIEELWNDAAIKATYKRKGELEMLPSVASYFLERAVKILRTDYEPSDLDILYAEGVTSSNGLACVEFSFPQSAPEETVDTTDQYDSLASRYQLIRVHSRGLGENCKWIEMFEDVEMVIFCVSLSDYDQFSVEGNGHLTNKMILSMKFFETIVTHPTFEQMEFLLILNKFDLFEEKVEQVPLTKCDWFSDFHPITSRNRTNSNSNSINSNPSLGQLASHYIAVKFKRLYSSLTGRKLYVSVVKGLEPDSVDASLKYAKEILKWSEEKQNFNSSEYSMYSTEASSLSH; via the exons ATGTCGCCGGCGCCGGAATATTCCTTTGCCGTCGAATATGACGGACCTCCATTAGGTTACGATCTTCCCCGAGCAGTTCCAATTGCCGTCGACAACATTCCGGTGGCAGCAGTTGTTTCCCAGGTTCCTCTCTCTGAAACTCTCTCTTTACCGGTTGTGCAGCCTTTGTTACCACCGCACCACCACACTGTGAAAGAGCTTAGAGCATTTAGCTCCGAATCTAGGGTTTCGAAAGAAGTTGAATTAGCTTTAGATAGAACTGTTTCTCCCACTTCTGTTATTGCCTTCGATCACCGAGCTTCTCAGAGTAATGTCTGTGAGCTCTCCGGTGAGTTAAGCAGCTCCGGGCCGTTTGATTTCTCCAACGGAAATGGAGTCTCCGGCGAGTTTTCGGATGTTGGTGATTCTTCGAGGTTGCTCGAAGAATCGAGCTCGAGTGAGTTACCGAGTGGAGTTAGTAGAAGCACTAGAACCGGAAGCTCTAGTACTTTGGAGTTTAGTGCTTTGAGGGTTTCCAATGATGATGAGAAAGGGAGTTTTGATTTTAACGAGTTGAACCAACAAGATTGGGGTTCAGCTGAGTCAGTGTTGAGTTTAGAGTATCCATCAACTCGTGTTTCGTCGTTGAAAGCTGAGGATTGTGATGCTAAACGTCTTCCTGCTGTTACTTTCGATGTGGATTccgatgaggatgatgatgatggtttgcgtgatgaatttgatgttgagGAAACTGTGACTAGACCTGTTAAAAGGGAGCCTCTAACAAAGGGAAAAAAAGGGTCTTGTTATAGATGTTTCAAGGGGAGTAGGTTCACTGATAAGGAGGTTTGTTTGGTTTGTGATGCAAAGTATTGTAGTAATTGTGTGCTTAGAGCAATGGGGTCTATGCCTGAAGGTAGAAAATGTGTTACTTGTATTGGATTTTCTATAGACGAATCCAATAGAGCGAATTTAGGGAAATGCTCTCGGATGCTTAAGCGATTGCTTAGTCAGTTGGAGGTTAGACAGATAATGAAAGCTGAGAAGTTTTGTGAAGTAAATCAACTTCCACCCGAATACATTTGTGTGAATGGGAAGCCGCTTTCTTATGAAGAACTGATTACCTTGCAGAACTGTCCAAATCCTCCAAAGAAGCTTAAGCCAGGAAACTATTGGTATGATAAAGTATCTGGATTTTGGGGGAAG GAAGGACAGAAGCCTTCCAGTATAATTAGTGCTCATCTGAATGTCGGAAGTCCCATTCAGCCAGATGCTAGCAATGGGAACACGCAGGTTTTCGTGAATGGTCGAGAAATAACAAAAGTGGAGCTTCGGATGTTGCAG TTGGCAGGAGTTCAGTGTGCAGGCAACCCACATTTTTGGGTCAATGAGGATGGTTCCTATCAAGAAGAGGGACAGAAGAATACACGAGGGTATATATGGGGAAAG GCTGGAACCAAGCTTGTATGTGCTTTCCTGTCCCTGCCAGTTCCTTCTAAATCTTCAAATTCTCTTGGAGAACAACACTCCAATTTGGCCAACAGATCAATTCCTGACTACCTCGAGCATGGAATAGTTCAGAAGCTTCTCTTGGTTGGTTGCAGTGGCTCTGGAACCAGCACTATCTTTAAGCAG GCCAAGATTCTTTACAAAAGCATTCCCTTCTCAGAAGATGAGCATGAAAATATATTATTGACCATTCAGACCAATGTTTATACTTACCTGGGCATACTCCTCGAGGGCCGCGAGCGTTTTGAGGATGAAATATTGGCAGATTTAAAGGAGAGACAAACTTCCGTGCTTGATACAGCAG GAACCAGTCCTAACCCTGGTGACAAGACAATATATTCCATTGGTCCAAGGCTGAAAGCATTCTCTGATTGGTTGCTAAAAACTATGGCATCAGGCAAACTGGACGCCATCTTTCCTGCCGCTACTCGTGAATATGCACCCTTGATTGAGGAATTGTGGAACGATGCTGCCATTAAGGCCACATACAAAAGAAAAGGTGAATTGGAAATGCTGCCTAGTGTTGCCAGTTATTTCTTAGAGCGG GCTGTCAAAATATTAAGGACAGATTATGAGCCCTCGGATTTAGATATCCTCTATGCTGAAGGAGTTACTTCATCAAATGGGTTGGCTTGTGTGGAGTTTTCATTTCCCCAATCAGCTCCCGAGGAAACTGTGGACACTACTGATCAATATGATTCTTTGGCTAG CAGGTATCAACTAATTAGAGTGCATTCAAGGGGGCTAGGAGAAAATTGCAAGTGGATAGAGATGTTTGAGGATGTTGAAATGGTCATCTTCTGTGTTTCCTTGAGTGACTATGATCAGTTTTCTGTCGAAGGAAATGGTCATCTCACTAACAAGATGATATTGAGCATGAAGTTTTTTGAGACCATTGTCACACATCCAACTTTTGAGCAAATGGAATTCTTGTTGATATTGAACAAATTTGACCTTTTTGAGGAGAAAGTCGAACAAGTTCCTTTGACCAAGTGTGATTGGTTCTCTGATTTTCATCCAATAACTAGCCGCAATCGCACCAACAGCAATAGCAACAGCATTAATAGTAATCCGTCTCTTGGTCAGCTGGCTTCCCATTACATAGCGGTTAAGTTTAAAAGGCTTTATTCATCGCTTACTGGACGAAAGTTGTATGTTTCTGTGGTGAAGGGGTTGGAACCAGATAGTGTTGATGCATCCCTTAAATATGCCAAGGAAATTTTGAAGTGGAGTGAAGAGAAACAAAACTTTAACTCAAGTGAGTACTCGATGTATAGCACTGAGGCGAGTTCATTATCTCATTGA
- the LOC131652167 gene encoding extra-large guanine nucleotide-binding protein 1-like isoform X2, whose translation MSPAPEYSFAVEYDGPPLGYDLPRAVPIAVDNIPVAAVVSQVPLSETLSLPVVQPLLPPHHHTVKELRAFSSESRVSKEVELALDRTVSPTSVIAFDHRASQSNVCELSGELSSSGPFDFSNGNGVSGEFSDVGDSSRLLEESSSSELPSGVSRSTRTGSSSTLEFSALRVSNDDEKGSFDFNELNQQDWGSAESVLSLEYPSTRVSSLKAEDCDAKRLPAVTFDVDSDEDDDDGLRDEFDVEETVTRPVKREPLTKGKKGSCYRCFKGSRFTDKEVCLVCDAKYCSNCVLRAMGSMPEGRKCVTCIGFSIDESNRANLGKCSRMLKRLLSQLEVRQIMKAEKFCEVNQLPPEYICVNGKPLSYEELITLQNCPNPPKKLKPGNYWYDKVSGFWGKEGQKPSSIISAHLNVGSPIQPDASNGNTQVFVNGREITKVELRMLQLAGVQCAGNPHFWVNEDGSYQEEGQKNTRGYIWGKAGTKLVCAFLSLPVPSKSSNSLGEQHSNLANRSIPDYLEHGIVQKLLLVGCSGSGTSTIFKQAKILYKSIPFSEDEHENILLTIQTNVYTYLGILLEGRERFEDEILADLKERQTSVLDTAGTSPNPGDKTIYSIGPRLKAFSDWLLKTMASGKLDAIFPAATREYAPLIEELWNDAAIKATYKRKGELEMLPSVASYFLERAVKILRTDYEPSDLDILYAEGVTSSNGLACVEFSFPQSAPEETVDTTDQYDSLARYQLIRVHSRGLGENCKWIEMFEDVEMVIFCVSLSDYDQFSVEGNGHLTNKMILSMKFFETIVTHPTFEQMEFLLILNKFDLFEEKVEQVPLTKCDWFSDFHPITSRNRTNSNSNSINSNPSLGQLASHYIAVKFKRLYSSLTGRKLYVSVVKGLEPDSVDASLKYAKEILKWSEEKQNFNSSEYSMYSTEASSLSH comes from the exons ATGTCGCCGGCGCCGGAATATTCCTTTGCCGTCGAATATGACGGACCTCCATTAGGTTACGATCTTCCCCGAGCAGTTCCAATTGCCGTCGACAACATTCCGGTGGCAGCAGTTGTTTCCCAGGTTCCTCTCTCTGAAACTCTCTCTTTACCGGTTGTGCAGCCTTTGTTACCACCGCACCACCACACTGTGAAAGAGCTTAGAGCATTTAGCTCCGAATCTAGGGTTTCGAAAGAAGTTGAATTAGCTTTAGATAGAACTGTTTCTCCCACTTCTGTTATTGCCTTCGATCACCGAGCTTCTCAGAGTAATGTCTGTGAGCTCTCCGGTGAGTTAAGCAGCTCCGGGCCGTTTGATTTCTCCAACGGAAATGGAGTCTCCGGCGAGTTTTCGGATGTTGGTGATTCTTCGAGGTTGCTCGAAGAATCGAGCTCGAGTGAGTTACCGAGTGGAGTTAGTAGAAGCACTAGAACCGGAAGCTCTAGTACTTTGGAGTTTAGTGCTTTGAGGGTTTCCAATGATGATGAGAAAGGGAGTTTTGATTTTAACGAGTTGAACCAACAAGATTGGGGTTCAGCTGAGTCAGTGTTGAGTTTAGAGTATCCATCAACTCGTGTTTCGTCGTTGAAAGCTGAGGATTGTGATGCTAAACGTCTTCCTGCTGTTACTTTCGATGTGGATTccgatgaggatgatgatgatggtttgcgtgatgaatttgatgttgagGAAACTGTGACTAGACCTGTTAAAAGGGAGCCTCTAACAAAGGGAAAAAAAGGGTCTTGTTATAGATGTTTCAAGGGGAGTAGGTTCACTGATAAGGAGGTTTGTTTGGTTTGTGATGCAAAGTATTGTAGTAATTGTGTGCTTAGAGCAATGGGGTCTATGCCTGAAGGTAGAAAATGTGTTACTTGTATTGGATTTTCTATAGACGAATCCAATAGAGCGAATTTAGGGAAATGCTCTCGGATGCTTAAGCGATTGCTTAGTCAGTTGGAGGTTAGACAGATAATGAAAGCTGAGAAGTTTTGTGAAGTAAATCAACTTCCACCCGAATACATTTGTGTGAATGGGAAGCCGCTTTCTTATGAAGAACTGATTACCTTGCAGAACTGTCCAAATCCTCCAAAGAAGCTTAAGCCAGGAAACTATTGGTATGATAAAGTATCTGGATTTTGGGGGAAG GAAGGACAGAAGCCTTCCAGTATAATTAGTGCTCATCTGAATGTCGGAAGTCCCATTCAGCCAGATGCTAGCAATGGGAACACGCAGGTTTTCGTGAATGGTCGAGAAATAACAAAAGTGGAGCTTCGGATGTTGCAG TTGGCAGGAGTTCAGTGTGCAGGCAACCCACATTTTTGGGTCAATGAGGATGGTTCCTATCAAGAAGAGGGACAGAAGAATACACGAGGGTATATATGGGGAAAG GCTGGAACCAAGCTTGTATGTGCTTTCCTGTCCCTGCCAGTTCCTTCTAAATCTTCAAATTCTCTTGGAGAACAACACTCCAATTTGGCCAACAGATCAATTCCTGACTACCTCGAGCATGGAATAGTTCAGAAGCTTCTCTTGGTTGGTTGCAGTGGCTCTGGAACCAGCACTATCTTTAAGCAG GCCAAGATTCTTTACAAAAGCATTCCCTTCTCAGAAGATGAGCATGAAAATATATTATTGACCATTCAGACCAATGTTTATACTTACCTGGGCATACTCCTCGAGGGCCGCGAGCGTTTTGAGGATGAAATATTGGCAGATTTAAAGGAGAGACAAACTTCCGTGCTTGATACAGCAG GAACCAGTCCTAACCCTGGTGACAAGACAATATATTCCATTGGTCCAAGGCTGAAAGCATTCTCTGATTGGTTGCTAAAAACTATGGCATCAGGCAAACTGGACGCCATCTTTCCTGCCGCTACTCGTGAATATGCACCCTTGATTGAGGAATTGTGGAACGATGCTGCCATTAAGGCCACATACAAAAGAAAAGGTGAATTGGAAATGCTGCCTAGTGTTGCCAGTTATTTCTTAGAGCGG GCTGTCAAAATATTAAGGACAGATTATGAGCCCTCGGATTTAGATATCCTCTATGCTGAAGGAGTTACTTCATCAAATGGGTTGGCTTGTGTGGAGTTTTCATTTCCCCAATCAGCTCCCGAGGAAACTGTGGACACTACTGATCAATATGATTCTTTGGCTAG GTATCAACTAATTAGAGTGCATTCAAGGGGGCTAGGAGAAAATTGCAAGTGGATAGAGATGTTTGAGGATGTTGAAATGGTCATCTTCTGTGTTTCCTTGAGTGACTATGATCAGTTTTCTGTCGAAGGAAATGGTCATCTCACTAACAAGATGATATTGAGCATGAAGTTTTTTGAGACCATTGTCACACATCCAACTTTTGAGCAAATGGAATTCTTGTTGATATTGAACAAATTTGACCTTTTTGAGGAGAAAGTCGAACAAGTTCCTTTGACCAAGTGTGATTGGTTCTCTGATTTTCATCCAATAACTAGCCGCAATCGCACCAACAGCAATAGCAACAGCATTAATAGTAATCCGTCTCTTGGTCAGCTGGCTTCCCATTACATAGCGGTTAAGTTTAAAAGGCTTTATTCATCGCTTACTGGACGAAAGTTGTATGTTTCTGTGGTGAAGGGGTTGGAACCAGATAGTGTTGATGCATCCCTTAAATATGCCAAGGAAATTTTGAAGTGGAGTGAAGAGAAACAAAACTTTAACTCAAGTGAGTACTCGATGTATAGCACTGAGGCGAGTTCATTATCTCATTGA